CGTAGCCGAGACTTGGTCCCAAAATCACGCCAGCATAATTTAAGTCAAACCCCTGTATGGTATAAATCGAGCCAACCTCATGAAGTGTTTCGGGCCGCTGCGCCCATGGCCGGTCGGTAAAGTTGATTTTGTCCCATGGCAGACGCAAGGATCCGGCAGTGACATACCAGGTTTTGTTGTCCAATACCGTAAACGGATAGTCCGCGGTCGCGATCATGCGCGACAATCCCACCGCGGCATCGCGTTGCTGAATCAGTTGATACATTGGCTGGCCATCCGCGAAAATCCGGAAGTCAAAAGTTGCCGGTTGCGGAAGTGGCGCGATCCGGCCACGAACAAAATGATCAATCCAACGATTCACCGCCGCATCCCCTACCCGCATCTGCTCGGTTAGCCGATAATGTGTCACGGGATAATCGCGCGTAATTCGTTTGAGCAGCGCTGGGGTCCAAAAGCTTTTGAGTTTTACCAGTTGATGAAAATCAAAGACCAGCACCACCAGTTTCGCCAAGTGCAGGATATCTGTCAACTGATTGGTGTCCCGAAAATTGTTATATGGATCTGGCGCGGTTAAAAGTAAGTGGCCTTCGTCAATAAATACCACATCAGCCTTTTTGCCCGCTTTTCGATAAGCGTTGATAAAAGGCGTGGGCTTCATAAAGTCCTTTTTATGGAAATAGGCTTTGGTCCCGGCAATTTCTTTGTAAATCTTCAGCATCTCATTGTGATTGACCAACAGCTTATTGTCCGTTCCTGCAAGTGACCCACTATTTGCACGCGCGGCTTGTTGCAACTGGGTAAACGCCGCGTCCAGTACCACACTTTTACCGGATCCCGCGTCGCCTGAAATGATCAGCAGATGTGTCTGGCTTGTTGGATAATTGGTGATAATGAAGTCATGAATGTGTTGCTTCAAGGCAGCCTGTGCTGAAGTCAAAGCCGCATCCTGTGGCAAAATAAACGTTGACTGCGCTAAGTCCGGCATATGAGCACCTCCGAAATTAATATAGCATTTTCAAATTAAGTTGCCACACGTCTTCGCCAGTTAGTTAATTGGA
Above is a window of Lacticaseibacillus casei DSM 20011 = JCM 1134 = ATCC 393 DNA encoding:
- a CDS encoding DUF2075 domain-containing protein; translation: MPDLAQSTFILPQDAALTSAQAALKQHIHDFIITNYPTSQTHLLIISGDAGSGKSVVLDAAFTQLQQAARANSGSLAGTDNKLLVNHNEMLKIYKEIAGTKAYFHKKDFMKPTPFINAYRKAGKKADVVFIDEGHLLLTAPDPYNNFRDTNQLTDILHLAKLVVLVFDFHQLVKLKSFWTPALLKRITRDYPVTHYRLTEQMRVGDAAVNRWIDHFVRGRIAPLPQPATFDFRIFADGQPMYQLIQQRDAAVGLSRMIATADYPFTVLDNKTWYVTAGSLRLPWDKINFTDRPWAQRPETLHEVGSIYTIQGFDLNYAGVILGPSLGYDKQRDRLAVNLAQYQDKEAFKKRPDLADTQDAKAAIMMNAINILLKRAKHGLYLYAADPALRERLLEVAKR